The genomic segment CTCTTGCGGGGCTGTTTCTTGCGGAACTCTCACACTTTCAATCAAGTCTTGGATTCCGTGATCGTAATCAACCGTAAAATCCACATGCTGCAGCCGGCGCAAACGAAAATGGATGTTGCACTTCTGGAAAAGTATGGGAATGATGACCTTTTTTTCCTCTATGGCGTAGGCCACTTCATCCATCACATTCTTGGATTTCTCTGAGGCCTCGGAGAGGACCACCAGGAAGCTAATACAAGCGGTTAGCGCCTTTTGAACCTCCATGTCCCAGGAGTCGCCGGCTTTGATTTCAAAATCTGCCAACCAGATGTTCACACCTTGTGACAGCAAATCGTGCGCCAGCTTGACAGCAAAGTCTTTATCTTTGCGGGCGTAGCTTATGAAAATGAGGTTTTCGGAAGCCATTTTGGAAAGGTATAATAAATAACTTTAGTAAAATCTAAGCAAAGTTTGAAAATTAATCAAATAAAAACTCTGATCTTACTCCGCGAATCTCATACTTCCAACCTTATAATCTCCTCTACCGACTTTATAAGTCCGGTACACAACTTTTATAAATTCACCAAAAGAGGTGCCGTGACCGGAGGAATTTATAACGTCATTCGTCATCCACAGTATGTGGCGCTGGCAATTATGGGATTGGGCCTGCTCATGGTCTGGCCGCGATTCACCGTGCTGATTATGTTTGTGTCCATGCTTTTTGTCTATTATTGGCTGGCGAGCAAAGAAGAGCAGGAGTGCGAGGAAAAATTTGGCGAGAGCTACTTAGCTTACAAAGCCGAAACTTCCATGTTTATCCCGGGAAAGTTCTCATTCAAATTTCCTGTCTTTCCAGAAGCCGGGGTTAAAAGATTTGCTTTTGGTTTAGGATTCTACTTGATGGTTCTAAGTGTTTCGGTCGGCGCCGCTTTTGGGTTGCGGGCTTATTCGATTTCCAGGCTCGCCGTTCACTATTCTGAAAACTCGGCGACAATTTCAACAGATTTTTTGAGCGAGAAAGAGGTGAGGACGATTTTAGAAATTGCGCTTGCTGATCCAGGAGTTCAGGGGCGTCTTCATGAAGCTGCGAATGGCAGGGTTGACACTTATTTGAACTATATCGTTCCAGCCGAATGGTACCTGCCCGATGTGCCGCTGGAGAAAATTCCCGAGGGCTTTCACGGGCATCACCAACCGGAGGACTATGATCGGAATCTCTATAAAGTTTTAATCACCAAAGCAAAACTAACCACCGCTAGAGTCGTCAGCGGTTCTGATATTATTAAAAAAACTTTCGGCAGAGAGCCGCTGCTGGTTGCCAGAGTAGACAAAGCCAAAGGTGAAGATATCGGGATAGAGACGCCTCCGCCGCATGTTAGATGGGGCGATATTCCAACGCCATTGTTTTAGTGGACTTGGAAACCTTGCAGGTTTTCAAAACCTGCAAGGTTTAGCGAAAGGAGAAATCTAAATGAAAAAACGTACAATTATTTTCCTCGGAGTTTTTTTAGTCGTCGCCGCAATGTGGTTTTCTCGAAAAATAATTTACCGGGTCGTGGTTACAACTCACTTGAATGAAAAATTGGCTGAATTTGAACTGCAAGATTTAGACGGCAATTTAATTCTCTCGGCTGATTATAAAGGCAAAGTTCTTGTGCTTGATTTCTGGACAACCTGGTGTGGGGTGTGTCTAAAAGCTTTTCCTGATTTTCAGGAAGTCTATGAGAAATTTAAGGACCACCCTGATGTGGCTTTTCTCGCACTAAACATGGGGAGAAAGGATCCAATTGAGCAGGTCCGGGCGTTTATTGGCACAAATAGCTATTCTTTCCCGGTGGCTTATGATGAAGGTTCAAGAATCTCCGATGGCTTGAGATTAACCATTTGCCGACTTTATTGGTCATAGATAAATCAGGCCGCATTCGAATCCGGCATATCGGGTATTCGAAAGCAATGGAAGATTATGCCACCCGGATTAACGAATATATTGAGGAATTTGTTGGAGAAGATAGACCTTCGACTTAACTATTTACTAAAACTTATTCCCAGCGAAAAGTCCTGGCCGATATTGCCACACCAAAAATTAGCATTCCGGAAAGAACAGCCACCTCTTTTAAATGCTCAGCCCAGCCGTTTCCGATCCACAACCCGCGCAAAAGGTTGACCACATGTGTCAAGGGCAGGAATTGAGCATAATTCTGAATTGTTTCGGGCATGACTTCACGCGGGATCGCAGCACCGGAAAGAAAAAGCATGGGGTAAAAAAGCATCATGGCGACAACCTGGGCACTTCTTGCAGTCGGCAGGAGTCCGGAGAGGATGAACCCGAGAGAGAAAAAACTCATGCTGCTGAGAACGAAAGCTAAGAAAACATTTAAAGGATTGCCGTCAAATTTTAAATTGTAAACGATCTTGGCTGCAATGATCAACAAGGCCATTCCTAATGCAGTCATCAAAAAAATTACCGAAACCTGTGCGGTTAAAATCGTCTGCGGATAAAGCGGTGTGGCTTTCAGACGTCTCAAAATACCCTTTTCCCGATAAGTTGCTATAGAGATCGTAAGCCCCAGCAGCCCACTCGTTGCGATAATCATGGCTGTGTAAGCCGGAACGGACATATCCACCGAGCCGTAGCCGCCAAAAAATGCCGAGGGCTTGTTGCCATAAATACTGCCAAATAAAAACAACATCATCAGCGGAAAAACCAAAGTAAAAAAAGCAGCCATGGGCTCGCGCAAGAACAATTTCATTTCGGTCAATGATAGTTTTAGAATTCCACGCATTTTGTTTCTCCAATTCGTAATTCGTAATTCGTAATTTCTAATTTCTAATTTCTAATTCCTCATTTCCTTTCCTGTCAATGCCAAAAAAACATCTTCCAAAGTTGGCTGTTCGGTTCGCAAGTCTCGAAATGGACAGCCATTTTTGGACAAAGCGTTGACCACATCCACAATCAGTTTTTCATCCCAACCATAAATCTCACAACGGTCGCCAGACTGTTCAACGCGGGTTACGCTGGCCAATTCGTTCAGCTTCTCAGCTTTAAATTCGCCATTGATTGTGAACACAACCCGATTTTCCGCACCCAAATTGCGAATCAAATTCGCCGGCGTGTCCAGGGCCACAATTCGTCCCTGGTCAACGATGGCTACCCGGTCGCAAAGCCGTTCTGCTTCTTCCATGAAGTGAGTCGTCAACACAACGGTTTTGCCTTGTTCCCGAATATCCCGTACCATGTCCCACATATTTCGACGCGCCTGCGGATCCAAGCCGGTGGTGAGCTCGTCGAAGAAGACCAATTCAGGATTATTAACCAGCGCCAACGCGATAAACAAACGCTGCTTTTGTCCGCCAGAGAGTTTGTTGAAGGCGGCATTTCTTTTCTCTGCCAGATTCATCTTTTCGAGTAGTATTTGCCAATCCACAGGGTGTGAATAGAAGGAAGCGAACAAATCCAGGGCTTCCCAAACTTTTAAGTGATCTTGAAGCGCGGTTTCCTGCAGCTGCACGCCAATACGTTGGCGTAACGA from the candidate division KSB1 bacterium genome contains:
- a CDS encoding isoprenylcysteine carboxylmethyltransferase family protein, encoding MTGGIYNVIRHPQYVALAIMGLGLLMVWPRFTVLIMFVSMLFVYYWLASKEEQECEEKFGESYLAYKAETSMFIPGKFSFKFPVFPEAGVKRFAFGLGFYLMVLSVSVGAAFGLRAYSISRLAVHYSENSATISTDFLSEKEVRTILEIALADPGVQGRLHEAANGRVDTYLNYIVPAEWYLPDVPLEKIPEGFHGHHQPEDYDRNLYKVLITKAKLTTARVVSGSDIIKKTFGREPLLVARVDKAKGEDIGIETPPPHVRWGDIPTPLF
- a CDS encoding TlpA family protein disulfide reductase, with the translated sequence MKKRTIIFLGVFLVVAAMWFSRKIIYRVVVTTHLNEKLAEFELQDLDGNLILSADYKGKVLVLDFWTTWCGVCLKAFPDFQEVYEKFKDHPDVAFLALNMGRKDPIEQVRAFIGTNSYSFPVAYDEGSRISDGLRLTICRLYWS
- a CDS encoding ABC transporter permease; translated protein: MRGILKLSLTEMKLFLREPMAAFFTLVFPLMMLFLFGSIYGNKPSAFFGGYGSVDMSVPAYTAMIIATSGLLGLTISIATYREKGILRRLKATPLYPQTILTAQVSVIFLMTALGMALLIIAAKIVYNLKFDGNPLNVFLAFVLSSMSFFSLGFILSGLLPTARSAQVVAMMLFYPMLFLSGAAIPREVMPETIQNYAQFLPLTHVVNLLRGLWIGNGWAEHLKEVAVLSGMLIFGVAISARTFRWE
- a CDS encoding ABC transporter ATP-binding protein, giving the protein MNKKVIEVKNLRKTYGSVVAVEEISFEVFEGEIFGMVGPNGAGKTTTVECVEGLRKPDKGELRILGLDPQEEGYSLRQRIGVQLQETALQDHLKVWEALDLFASFYSHPVDWQILLEKMNLAEKRNAAFNKLSGGQKQRLFIALALVNNPELVFFDELTTGLDPQARRNMWDMVRDIREQGKTVVLTTHFMEEAERLCDRVAIVDQGRIVALDTPANLIRNLGAENRVVFTINGEFKAEKLNELASVTRVEQSGDRCEIYGWDEKLIVDVVNALSKNGCPFRDLRTEQPTLEDVFLALTGKEMRN